In one window of Brachyhypopomus gauderio isolate BG-103 chromosome 16, BGAUD_0.2, whole genome shotgun sequence DNA:
- the gipr gene encoding gastric inhibitory polypeptide receptor isoform X1, whose protein sequence is MREPPSARSRHINRMFRHPAGAVWQCVCGKTLNDMVQEWQSYQEDCLRNISSEPVASGVFCRRMFDMYACWTDGMPNTTVKVPCPWYLPWYDQVSTGFVTRECGPDGRWHTVNTSHTWRDHSQCDFNSSDLREQENQILVLVYFRVMYTVGYSLSLASLSLAVIILLLFRKLRCTRNYIHTNLFTSFILRAVSVLMRDALLPREMPEFRDDSDVPVVLNEQALSACHVAQVMMQYCVGANYLWLLVEGLYLHNLLVLMVFSEQTFFWGYLLIGWGTPIFFVVPWIVVRSLYENTMCWEVNENLGYWWIIRTPILLAILVNFFIFIRIIQILVSKLKAHQMRYTDYKFRLAKSTLTLIPLLGIHEVVFAVVTEEQTEGIFRSVSLFFHLFCSSFQGFLVAILYCFVNKEVQSEIKKKWQRWKLGMSILDEQRTTGSNTAQGFKCPHEPPCQRDCPERHGSTEGSDPPPASAPPSTQRHHHPKKGKAYCYISGRKQGLNGFGPPALDHARVEGAIGYCESYC, encoded by the exons ATGCGTGAGCCTCCCAGTGCACGTTCACGTCACATTAACCGCATGTTTCGGCATCCCGCGGGTGCCGTCTGGCAGTGCGTCTGTGGGAAGACACTGAACGACATGGTGCAGGAATGGCAGAGTTATCAGGAAGACTGTCTGCGGAATATCAGCTCCGAGCCCGTGGCATCAG GTGTATTCTGCAGACGCATGTTTGATATGTATGCTTGCTGGACAGATGGCATGCCAAACACCACAGTCAAAGTACCCTGCCCCTGGTATTTGCCTTGGTATGATCAAG TGAGCACTGGATTTGTGACCCGGGAATGTGGCCCAGACGGCCGGTGGCACACCGTCAACACCAGCCACACCTGGAGAGACCATTCACAGTGTGACTTCAATTCCAGCGACCTAAGAGAACAG GAGAATCAGATTTTGGTCCTAGTCTACTTCAGGGTGATGTACACTGTTGGATATTCTTTGTCCCTGGCAAGCCTCTCACTGGCCGTCATCATACTGCTTCTGTTTAG GAAGCTCCGTTGCACCCGCAACTACATCCACACCAACCTCTTCACTTCCTTCATCCTGCGCGCTGTCTCCGTGCTTATGCGCGACGCTCTGCTCCCCCGGGAGATGCCCGAGTTCAGAGACGACAGTGACGTGCCCGTTGTCCTGAACGAGCAG GCCCTGTCTGCATGCCACGTAGCCCAGGTGATGATGCAATACTGCGTGGGGGCCAACTACCTTTGGCTCCTTGTGGAGGGTCTGTACCTGCACAACCTGCTGGTGCTCATGGTGTTCTCTGAGCAGACCTTCTTCTGGGGATACCTCCTTATAGGCTGGG GAACTCCCATATTCTTTGTGGTGCCCTGGATCGTCGTACGCTCCTTGTATGAGAACACAAT GTGCTGGGAGGTCAATGAAAACTTGGGGTATTGGTGGATCATCCGAACTCCAATCCTCCTGGCTATTTTA GTAAACTTTTTTATATTCATAAGGATTATTCAGATCCTTGTCTCCAAGTTGAAAGCACATCAAATGAGATATACAGACTATAAATTCAG GCTGGCCAAGTCCACCCTGACCCTCATCCCTCTGCTGGGGATCCACGAGGTGGTGTTTGCGGTGGTGACGGAGGAGCAGACCGAGGGGATTTTCCGCAGCGTCAGTCTCTTCTTTCATCTTTTCTGTAGCTCCTTTCAG GGTTTTCTGGTGGCtattttgtactgttttgtGAATAAAGAG GTGCAGTCGGAGATCAAGAAAAAATGGCAGCGTTGGAAACTGGGAATGAGTATCCTGGATGAGCAGCGCACAACGGGCAGCAACACGGCACAGGGCTTCAAGTGCCCCCACGAGCCCCCGTGCCAGCGGGACTGTCCCGAGAGACACGGCAGCACTGAGGGCTCCGACCCTCCCCCCGCCTCCGCCCCGCCCTCCACCCAGCGTCACCACCATCCGAAGAAGGGCAAGGCGTACTGCTACATCTCTGGGCGCAAGCAAGGGCTGAACGGATTTGGCCCGCCAGCTCTGGACCACGCTAGGGTGGAAGGAGCGATCGGCTACTGTGAGAGCTACTGCTAA
- the gipr gene encoding gastric inhibitory polypeptide receptor isoform X2: MKSAFTILLLTVSVLYRAECVCGKTLNDMVQEWQSYQEDCLRNISSEPVASGVFCRRMFDMYACWTDGMPNTTVKVPCPWYLPWYDQVSTGFVTRECGPDGRWHTVNTSHTWRDHSQCDFNSSDLREQENQILVLVYFRVMYTVGYSLSLASLSLAVIILLLFRKLRCTRNYIHTNLFTSFILRAVSVLMRDALLPREMPEFRDDSDVPVVLNEQALSACHVAQVMMQYCVGANYLWLLVEGLYLHNLLVLMVFSEQTFFWGYLLIGWGTPIFFVVPWIVVRSLYENTMCWEVNENLGYWWIIRTPILLAILVNFFIFIRIIQILVSKLKAHQMRYTDYKFRLAKSTLTLIPLLGIHEVVFAVVTEEQTEGIFRSVSLFFHLFCSSFQGFLVAILYCFVNKEVQSEIKKKWQRWKLGMSILDEQRTTGSNTAQGFKCPHEPPCQRDCPERHGSTEGSDPPPASAPPSTQRHHHPKKGKAYCYISGRKQGLNGFGPPALDHARVEGAIGYCESYC; this comes from the exons ATGAAGAGCGCCTTCaccatcctcctcctcactgtatCTGTCCTGTACAGAGCTGAG TGCGTCTGTGGGAAGACACTGAACGACATGGTGCAGGAATGGCAGAGTTATCAGGAAGACTGTCTGCGGAATATCAGCTCCGAGCCCGTGGCATCAG GTGTATTCTGCAGACGCATGTTTGATATGTATGCTTGCTGGACAGATGGCATGCCAAACACCACAGTCAAAGTACCCTGCCCCTGGTATTTGCCTTGGTATGATCAAG TGAGCACTGGATTTGTGACCCGGGAATGTGGCCCAGACGGCCGGTGGCACACCGTCAACACCAGCCACACCTGGAGAGACCATTCACAGTGTGACTTCAATTCCAGCGACCTAAGAGAACAG GAGAATCAGATTTTGGTCCTAGTCTACTTCAGGGTGATGTACACTGTTGGATATTCTTTGTCCCTGGCAAGCCTCTCACTGGCCGTCATCATACTGCTTCTGTTTAG GAAGCTCCGTTGCACCCGCAACTACATCCACACCAACCTCTTCACTTCCTTCATCCTGCGCGCTGTCTCCGTGCTTATGCGCGACGCTCTGCTCCCCCGGGAGATGCCCGAGTTCAGAGACGACAGTGACGTGCCCGTTGTCCTGAACGAGCAG GCCCTGTCTGCATGCCACGTAGCCCAGGTGATGATGCAATACTGCGTGGGGGCCAACTACCTTTGGCTCCTTGTGGAGGGTCTGTACCTGCACAACCTGCTGGTGCTCATGGTGTTCTCTGAGCAGACCTTCTTCTGGGGATACCTCCTTATAGGCTGGG GAACTCCCATATTCTTTGTGGTGCCCTGGATCGTCGTACGCTCCTTGTATGAGAACACAAT GTGCTGGGAGGTCAATGAAAACTTGGGGTATTGGTGGATCATCCGAACTCCAATCCTCCTGGCTATTTTA GTAAACTTTTTTATATTCATAAGGATTATTCAGATCCTTGTCTCCAAGTTGAAAGCACATCAAATGAGATATACAGACTATAAATTCAG GCTGGCCAAGTCCACCCTGACCCTCATCCCTCTGCTGGGGATCCACGAGGTGGTGTTTGCGGTGGTGACGGAGGAGCAGACCGAGGGGATTTTCCGCAGCGTCAGTCTCTTCTTTCATCTTTTCTGTAGCTCCTTTCAG GGTTTTCTGGTGGCtattttgtactgttttgtGAATAAAGAG GTGCAGTCGGAGATCAAGAAAAAATGGCAGCGTTGGAAACTGGGAATGAGTATCCTGGATGAGCAGCGCACAACGGGCAGCAACACGGCACAGGGCTTCAAGTGCCCCCACGAGCCCCCGTGCCAGCGGGACTGTCCCGAGAGACACGGCAGCACTGAGGGCTCCGACCCTCCCCCCGCCTCCGCCCCGCCCTCCACCCAGCGTCACCACCATCCGAAGAAGGGCAAGGCGTACTGCTACATCTCTGGGCGCAAGCAAGGGCTGAACGGATTTGGCCCGCCAGCTCTGGACCACGCTAGGGTGGAAGGAGCGATCGGCTACTGTGAGAGCTACTGCTAA